The following proteins are encoded in a genomic region of Rhodoferax aquaticus:
- the rplX gene encoding 50S ribosomal protein L24, translating to MNKIRTGDEVIVIAGRDKGKRGKISQRKDDSHVVVDGINLVKKHTKPNPMKGTTGGIVEKTMPIHQSNVAIFNAATGKADRVGIKVLADGKRVRVYKSSGEEIKVA from the coding sequence AGTTATCGTTATCGCGGGACGTGATAAGGGTAAGCGCGGGAAAATCTCCCAGCGTAAAGATGACTCCCATGTGGTGGTTGATGGGATTAACTTGGTGAAGAAACACACCAAGCCAAATCCGATGAAGGGTACGACCGGCGGTATTGTTGAAAAGACAATGCCTATTCACCAGTCCAATGTGGCAATTTTTAATGCCGCAACTGGTAAGGCTGATCGTGTTGGTATCAAGGTGCTGGCTGATGGTAAGCGCGTGCGCGTTTACAAGTCGAGCGGCGAAGAAATCAAGGTGGCATAA